Part of the Clostridiales bacterium genome is shown below.
TTTATATTGAAGTTTGGACAACCGTTACTTGGTGGAATAAAAGATATACGTGGTTCGATAAAAAGACTTAGTATGAATGGTATATTAAATTGTAAAGAGTTGTTGGATACTGCTGATACATTGAGGACTTCGCGGATGTTGAAAGCGTACTTAAACAAAGATGCATTAGAGGGAAATGTTTTAAATGAGATTATAGAAAGATTGTTTGTTAATAAGAAGTTAGAAGATGAGATATTTTCTGCGATTGCAGATGAACAGGAGCTTAATGATCATGCAAGTCATGAACTGTATTCCATAAGAAGACAGATATCGTCAATGCAAGTTTTTATAAAGAATAAATTAAATGAGTTAGTTAAAAGTGCTAGGTTTACTAAGTATATGCAAGATGCTATAGTTACCATGAGAGACGGAAGATATGTTATTCCTGTTAAGCAAGAATACAGGAATGAAGTATCGGGGCTTGTACATGACGCGTCAGCATCAGGAGCGACAATTTTTGTTGAACCAATGGTTGTAGTTGAATCTAATAACAAAATAAAAGAGTTAAGGATAAAAGAGAAAATTGAGATAGATAGGATATTACGAGAGTTAACTGATAAGACAAAAGAAATTAAAGATGAGCTTTCGCAAAACGTAGATAATTTGGGAGTGATAGACTTTATATTTGCAAAGGCAAGCTTTAGCTTAAAATACAAGTGTGGATGTCCAACTCTTAGCGAAAAGAAGGAAATATATATACAAAAAGGACGACACATATTGTTGGATCAATCAACTGTTGTTCCAATTGATTTTTGGTTGGGTAAGGATTTTAATATACTTGTGATAACAGGACCTAATACAGGAGGCAAGACTGTTACATTGAAAACAGTAGGGTTGTTTGCATTGATGACACAATCAGGATTACATATACCAGCTGGGCAAGATACGGTTATGACAGTGTTTGATAATATATATGCTGATATAGGGGATGAACAAAGTATAGAGCAAAGTCTTAGCACATTTTCATCTCATATAAAAAATATAATAAATATATTAGATGATGTAGATTGCAATTCTTTGGTGTTGCTTGATGAGATTGGAGCGGGGACAGATCCAACTGAAGGTGCAGCTTTGGCTATGTCCATATTAAATTATATTCGGCAAAGAAGGGTAAGTGCTGTTGCTACAACGCATTATAGTGAACTTAAAGTATATGCAAGCACAACAGAGGGTGTGGAGAATGCAAGTTGTGAATTCGATGTAAATACGTTAAGACCTACATATAAGTTGTTGATTGGAGTGCCTGGTAGAAGTAACGCATTTGCTATTTCTAAAAAACTTGGGTTATCTGATAAGATAATACAAGATGCAAACAGTTTACTTACGAAAGAACAAGTTCAATTTGAGAATATGTTACAACAGATAGAATATAATATACAACAGACGGAAAGTGAAAAGAACAAAACTGAGTCTATTAGAAAAGAAATAGAAAGTGTGCAAGGGGAGCTTAAACGACAAAAATCTAAGCTTGTTGATCAAAAATCACGCATAATAAAAGAAGCGAGAGAGGAAGCTAAGAAAATTTTAGAAGATGCAAGAGAAGAAGTAGCCAGTATAATAAATGAAATGAAAAAAGCACAATTACTAGGGGATGAGAAAGAGAGAAACAAGATATTTGAAGAGAACAGATTAAGAATTAAAAATAGATTGGATGATATTGATAAAGGGTTGGAAGAAAATCTTATAAAGACAGTTGAGCCACACGATGGAGGAGGAAATCTGAAAATAAAGGATTTAAAAGTTGGAGACAGCGTTTATATAGCAAATTTAGATAAAAATGGTACAGTATTAAAAATAGATGAAAACAAAAATGAAGCGTTGGTGCTAGTTGGAATAATGAAGCTTTGTTTGAATGTAAAGAATTTAAGAAAATTAGCTAATAAGTCTTCTAGTGTGAAAAGTATGACCACTAGAAAGACAAGGAATATAACTACATCTATTGATGTTAGGGGCAATAACCTTGAAGAGGCCATATACCTAGTTGATAAGTATTTAGATGATGTTAGTTTATCGAATCTTGTCAATGTAACCATAATACATGGAAAAGGCGGTGGAGTGCTCCGAGACGGTATACAGAGTTTTTTAAAGAGAAATCCACATGTGGCATCTTACAGAGATGGAAGTTATGGAGAGGGTGAATTTGGGGTTACTGTCGTAGAAATAAAAAGATAAGACATAAAAAAATGGAGGCGTTTGTTATGGAATTGTTATATGATAGAAAGAATGCATGGGAAAAGCATGATAAATCTCATGTAAGTCAGGCGAATAAGTTTTGTGATGAGTATATCAAATTTTTAAATGGAGCGAAAACAGAAAGAGAATTTACCAAGAGAGTTGTTGAAGTAGCCAGAGAAAGAGGTTTTGTTTCGTATGAAGATGTCTTAAAGAATGATACTCCATTAGTAAAAGGTGTGAAGGTTTATCGTGTGATAAAAAATAAAGCTGTAATACTTTGTGCAATTGGGGAAGAGAGCCTTACAGAAGGGATAAATATTATAGGATCACACATAGATGCCCCTAGACTTGACCTAAAGCAGAATCCATTGTATGAAGATACAGAACTTGGTATGCTTGATACACATTATTATGGAGGGATCAAAAAATATCAGTGGACAACAATACCATTATCGTTGCACGGAGTTGTTGTAAAGAAAGATGGAACAAGTGTAGATATTTGTATAGGAGAAAATGATAAAGATCCTGTGTTTACAATAACAGATTTGTTGCCACATTTAGCTCAAGATCAAATGCAAAAGAAAATGTCGGAGGGTGTTACAGGAGAAGATCTTAATGTGTTGTGTGGTTCGATACCTTGTATAGGTAAAGATGCGCCTAAAAAGGATAAAGTAAAAACCAATATAATGAAATTGATAAACAAGAAATACGGATTTAAAGAAGAAGACTTTATAAGCGCAGAGATAGAGGTTGTGCCAAGCTTTAAGGCAAGAAGCGTAGGTTTTGATGAAAGTTTAGTGGGATCATATGGACAAGATGATAGGTCGTGTGCGTATGCAGCGCTTAGTGCTATATTAGATGTGTTGAACCCTAAAAAAACTTGTGTGTGTCTTTTGACGGATAAAGAGGAAATAGGAAGCGTTGGTAATACAGGTGCGTATGCAACGTTTTTCGAGACATTTGTTGAATTTTTATTAAAATACGTAGAATCAAGTGAGAAAAGTCTTGATGTGAGACGTTGCCTAGAAAATTCAAGAATGTTGTCTGCTGATGTTAATCCTGGAGTTGATCCTAATTACACAGGAGTACAAGAGAATAAAAATGCATCTTATTTGGGTAAAGGAGTAGTTATTCAAAAATATACAGGTTCTAGAGGAAAGGTTGGAGGGAGTGATGCAAATGCCGAATATCTAGGGTATATAAGAAAGATATTTGACGATAATAATATAATATGGCAATCGGCAGAGTTGGGTAAGGTTGATCAAGGAGGCGGAGGTACAATAGCATACATGTTAGCAAAATACGGTATTGAGGTATTAGATTGTGGAGTTGCTATATTATCTATGCATTCGCCATTTGAGATTACCAGTAAGATTGACATGTATGAGATGTATAGAGCATCCAAGGTGTTTTTTGAAAATTAGGTAGCATAAAGGAAGGAGGAAGGCACTGTTATAGTACATCTTTGGGATTTAGACGAGGGTTTTAAGTGCCAAAAAAGATATGAATCACGGATTTGTGAGAGTTGCAGCGGGTGTTATAAAAGTATCTGTAGCAAATACAAAAAGTAATGCTACTAATATAGTAGACATAATAAAAGAGGCATATAGTAAGGGAGTACAGATATTAGTTTGCCCGGAGCTTTCGATAACATCATATACATGCCAAGATTTATTTTTTCAAAATAAGTTATTGGATGAAGCAAAGAAGAGCCTTGAATATATAGTAAGAAAAACGTCAACTATTGATACTGTATCAATAGTTGGGGTTCCGCTTTTATATAACAGTAAACTTTATAATTGTGCAGTTGTTATACAAAAGGGGCACATATTAGGAATAGTGCCCAAAAGCTATATACCGAACTATGGGGAATTTTATGAGAAGAGATGGTTCGTTTCAGGAAAAGATATAAAAAATAAGCAAATGCAGTTATTTGAAGAGAATGTTCCATTTGGAGTAGATTTGATATTTAGGGATGCAAGGGATTCTAATATAACTTTTGGTATTGAAATATGTGAAGATTTATGGGCTGTAATTCCGCCAAGTTCTCTATTATCTCGTGCAGGCGCGAATATGATATTTA
Proteins encoded:
- a CDS encoding endonuclease MutS2, with product MNDKTMKVLEFDKVRNILESFAASILGREHIHKLKPSTDFGVVSSRLKETTDGVSFILKFGQPLLGGIKDIRGSIKRLSMNGILNCKELLDTADTLRTSRMLKAYLNKDALEGNVLNEIIERLFVNKKLEDEIFSAIADEQELNDHASHELYSIRRQISSMQVFIKNKLNELVKSARFTKYMQDAIVTMRDGRYVIPVKQEYRNEVSGLVHDASASGATIFVEPMVVVESNNKIKELRIKEKIEIDRILRELTDKTKEIKDELSQNVDNLGVIDFIFAKASFSLKYKCGCPTLSEKKEIYIQKGRHILLDQSTVVPIDFWLGKDFNILVITGPNTGGKTVTLKTVGLFALMTQSGLHIPAGQDTVMTVFDNIYADIGDEQSIEQSLSTFSSHIKNIINILDDVDCNSLVLLDEIGAGTDPTEGAALAMSILNYIRQRRVSAVATTHYSELKVYASTTEGVENASCEFDVNTLRPTYKLLIGVPGRSNAFAISKKLGLSDKIIQDANSLLTKEQVQFENMLQQIEYNIQQTESEKNKTESIRKEIESVQGELKRQKSKLVDQKSRIIKEAREEAKKILEDAREEVASIINEMKKAQLLGDEKERNKIFEENRLRIKNRLDDIDKGLEENLIKTVEPHDGGGNLKIKDLKVGDSVYIANLDKNGTVLKIDENKNEALVLVGIMKLCLNVKNLRKLANKSSSVKSMTTRKTRNITTSIDVRGNNLEEAIYLVDKYLDDVSLSNLVNVTIIHGKGGGVLRDGIQSFLKRNPHVASYRDGSYGEGEFGVTVVEIKR
- a CDS encoding aminopeptidase, with product MEAFVMELLYDRKNAWEKHDKSHVSQANKFCDEYIKFLNGAKTEREFTKRVVEVARERGFVSYEDVLKNDTPLVKGVKVYRVIKNKAVILCAIGEESLTEGINIIGSHIDAPRLDLKQNPLYEDTELGMLDTHYYGGIKKYQWTTIPLSLHGVVVKKDGTSVDICIGENDKDPVFTITDLLPHLAQDQMQKKMSEGVTGEDLNVLCGSIPCIGKDAPKKDKVKTNIMKLINKKYGFKEEDFISAEIEVVPSFKARSVGFDESLVGSYGQDDRSCAYAALSAILDVLNPKKTCVCLLTDKEEIGSVGNTGAYATFFETFVEFLLKYVESSEKSLDVRRCLENSRMLSADVNPGVDPNYTGVQENKNASYLGKGVVIQKYTGSRGKVGGSDANAEYLGYIRKIFDDNNIIWQSAELGKVDQGGGGTIAYMLAKYGIEVLDCGVAILSMHSPFEITSKIDMYEMYRASKVFFEN